The following coding sequences are from one uncultured Desulfobacter sp. window:
- a CDS encoding radical SAM protein translates to MMQRIKSGLKTAALMAKGRMPGQLVIQITDRCNATCPQCGMRTTNPFDRTRLSNDQLKEIIDAAGEKGFQAISFTGGEPMLLRKDLPELIRHAGKAGIPYIRTGTNGFFFAGHDKPGFTDKVKAIAEELSDTPLRNFWISLDSSVAQIHEQMRGFEGVVRGMEKALPIFHEAGIFPSVNLGLNRNVSQVTQVLGSPPPEDLSNPEASPFYQAFAQGFADFYRKVINMGFTIANACYPMSMEDSTDKEDLDAVYAAASADRVVCFTRTEKALLFKALSDTIPKFRSQIRIFSPLAGLHTLYNVYSGKNADTPYGCRGGIDFFYLNCTDGNTYPCGYRGADNLGPFPDLNVNAIDPKGYCLACDWECFRDPTELGGPFMEAFTAPWRLATRMTKDPGYGACWLKDLQYYKACDFFNGRRPPRTTTLKKFSIVPYRSVFGQKRAQMQGAK, encoded by the coding sequence ATGATGCAGCGTATAAAATCAGGACTGAAAACCGCCGCACTGATGGCCAAAGGAAGGATGCCCGGCCAGCTCGTGATCCAGATCACGGATCGGTGCAATGCCACCTGCCCCCAGTGCGGCATGCGTACAACCAACCCATTTGACAGAACCCGGCTCTCCAATGATCAGCTCAAAGAGATCATTGATGCAGCCGGGGAAAAGGGATTCCAGGCCATCTCCTTTACCGGCGGCGAGCCCATGCTGCTGCGCAAGGATCTGCCCGAACTTATCCGGCATGCCGGAAAAGCAGGGATACCCTATATTCGGACCGGTACCAACGGATTCTTTTTTGCCGGCCATGACAAGCCCGGTTTCACAGACAAGGTTAAAGCCATTGCCGAGGAGCTTTCCGACACGCCGCTTCGCAACTTCTGGATCAGCCTGGATTCTTCTGTTGCGCAGATCCATGAGCAAATGCGCGGGTTTGAGGGTGTGGTTCGCGGTATGGAAAAAGCCTTGCCCATTTTCCACGAAGCAGGCATTTTTCCGTCGGTGAATCTTGGATTGAATCGCAATGTGTCCCAGGTCACCCAAGTACTAGGGTCCCCCCCCCCGGAAGATCTTTCAAATCCGGAGGCATCCCCCTTTTACCAGGCCTTTGCCCAGGGGTTTGCAGACTTCTACCGCAAGGTGATCAACATGGGATTCACCATTGCCAATGCCTGCTACCCCATGAGCATGGAAGACAGCACAGATAAAGAAGACCTGGATGCTGTTTACGCCGCAGCGTCTGCCGACCGGGTGGTTTGTTTCACCCGTACCGAAAAGGCGCTTTTATTCAAGGCCCTTTCTGATACCATCCCAAAATTCAGATCCCAAATCAGAATTTTTTCCCCCCTTGCTGGTCTGCATACCCTGTACAATGTCTATTCAGGCAAAAATGCAGATACCCCCTACGGTTGCCGGGGCGGCATTGATTTCTTTTACCTGAACTGCACCGATGGCAATACTTACCCCTGCGGGTACCGGGGCGCTGATAATCTCGGCCCGTTCCCGGACTTAAACGTCAATGCCATTGACCCTAAAGGCTACTGCCTGGCCTGCGACTGGGAATGTTTCAGGGACCCCACAGAGCTTGGCGGCCCATTTATGGAAGCCTTTACCGCTCCATGGCGCCTGGCAACCAGAATGACCAAAGATCCCGGATACGGTGCCTGCTGGCTCAAGGATCTTCAGTACTATAAGGCATGCGATTTTTTCAACGGAAGACGCCCCCCCCGGACAACAACGCTAAAAAAATTCTCAATCGTACCTTACCGCTCTGTGTTTGGACAAAAAAGGGCCCAGATGCAAGGCGCAAAATAA
- a CDS encoding sodium-dependent transporter, whose amino-acid sequence MQKREQWGTRAGFVLAAIGSAIGLGNIWRFPYVAYENGGGAFFIPYLFAMLTAGIPFLILEFGVGYKFKTSVPNIFRTLSGRWEWLGWWQILVSFIISIYYVAVVGWSISYFVLAFTQGWGADPANFFFKTYLQLSDTPLAFNGIRWPILGAILCVWFICWGVLFSGVKKGIEAASKVFMPLLFIMVLIITARAVTLDGAAEGLNWMFKPDFAALLNFKVWVAAYGQLFFSLSIGFAIMLTYASYLPKNSDMTNNAFITAFCNCGFSILCGVMVFSVLGNMAANQGVGVDKVVSSGVGLAFVTIPKAINSLPSPVLFGTLFFAALLFAGLSSMVSICEVSVSVLIDRFKISRKRAATVYCGVGILCGIVFATHSGLLVLDIVDRFINNFGVLAGGLVEIIFLAWICGLDGFKAIINPSSDFKVGTLWAFCLRIITPAILCYMIISNLVGDIKTPYSGYPSLALFIFGWCMVGGIIIVSIIINFTVYGGEK is encoded by the coding sequence ATGCAGAAACGAGAACAATGGGGCACCCGGGCCGGGTTTGTCCTGGCCGCCATCGGGTCGGCCATCGGTTTGGGGAACATCTGGCGCTTCCCCTACGTTGCGTATGAAAACGGAGGCGGTGCTTTTTTTATCCCTTATCTTTTTGCCATGCTCACCGCTGGCATTCCTTTCCTGATTCTGGAATTCGGCGTCGGGTATAAATTTAAAACCTCGGTCCCCAATATATTCAGGACCTTGTCCGGCCGATGGGAATGGCTGGGCTGGTGGCAGATTCTGGTCTCATTTATTATATCCATCTATTATGTGGCGGTGGTCGGCTGGTCCATCTCTTATTTTGTCCTGGCCTTTACCCAGGGCTGGGGCGCAGATCCCGCCAATTTCTTTTTTAAAACCTATCTTCAGCTTTCAGATACCCCCCTTGCCTTTAACGGCATCCGGTGGCCCATTCTCGGGGCGATTCTTTGCGTCTGGTTTATTTGCTGGGGCGTGCTGTTCAGCGGCGTGAAAAAAGGGATTGAAGCCGCCAGTAAGGTGTTTATGCCCTTGCTGTTTATCATGGTTCTGATCATCACCGCCCGGGCCGTGACCCTGGACGGGGCGGCTGAAGGGTTGAACTGGATGTTTAAACCTGATTTTGCAGCGCTTTTGAATTTCAAGGTATGGGTGGCGGCCTATGGCCAGCTTTTCTTCAGTCTATCCATCGGGTTTGCCATCATGCTCACCTATGCAAGCTATTTGCCCAAAAATTCGGATATGACCAACAATGCATTTATCACGGCCTTTTGCAATTGTGGATTCAGTATCCTTTGCGGCGTCATGGTCTTCTCGGTTTTGGGGAACATGGCCGCCAACCAGGGCGTCGGTGTGGATAAAGTGGTCAGTTCGGGTGTAGGTCTGGCGTTTGTCACCATCCCCAAGGCCATTAACAGCCTGCCAAGTCCCGTATTGTTCGGCACCCTGTTTTTTGCCGCCCTGCTGTTTGCCGGCTTGAGTTCCATGGTCTCCATCTGCGAGGTTTCGGTGTCCGTGCTCATTGACCGTTTTAAAATCAGCCGTAAACGCGCGGCCACTGTTTACTGCGGCGTCGGTATTTTGTGCGGAATTGTGTTTGCCACGCATTCGGGGCTGCTGGTGCTGGATATCGTGGATCGGTTCATCAACAATTTCGGTGTGCTGGCCGGCGGCCTTGTGGAAATTATATTTCTGGCCTGGATCTGTGGTCTTGACGGGTTTAAGGCAATCATAAATCCGAGCAGTGATTTTAAAGTCGGTACATTATGGGCCTTTTGCCTTAGAATCATCACCCCGGCAATTCTATGCTATATGATCATCTCCAACCTTGTGGGGGATATTAAAACCCCATACAGCGGGTATCCCTCTTTGGCCTTGTTCATATTCGGCTGGTGTATGGTGGGGGGGATCATTATTGTCAGCATTATCATTAACTTTACCGTTTATGGAGGTGAAAAATGA
- a CDS encoding outer membrane protein transport protein produces the protein MLRKCLLIVLILGTAVPAFGGGIDNKQNFSSAYAGSLSRNAATDGADAAAYNPAGLMLMKNGTYLELDLLPFTFDYDHNYNGETQTASPNLIAPMAFGVHKMDKWAIWGSFTINGGGGETEYENGNIITQTVENQLAGGAFAPTLPGGGTLTQPYAYAESYDYTFTAGVSYDLHPMVSVAAGLRYVITDKEVDLHGTYSGAFILAKYDQEAEGYGGVIGIDIHPSDTLNIGIRYDTKVKLDWDTDTSGSNALGVALLTGYNRQDGHSYARDLPAVLALGVEWKVLPKLTLKPSFSYFFEKDADWDTQNDKVDGNSYEVALAVQYDVNETWSLTAGYLYINVDMKPENFGIIEQMSPPLDCHAVAVGAKYRMTEKLTLILGLTGYFYEEDTAPSALATTGRPEVTYDKTLYQGGIGIQYRF, from the coding sequence ATGTTAAGAAAATGTTTACTAATTGTTTTAATTTTGGGAACGGCCGTGCCTGCATTTGGCGGAGGTATTGACAACAAGCAAAATTTTTCATCGGCATATGCCGGCAGTCTCAGCCGAAATGCCGCCACAGACGGTGCGGATGCCGCAGCTTACAACCCTGCCGGCTTGATGCTTATGAAAAACGGAACCTACCTAGAACTTGATCTTTTACCCTTTACCTTCGATTATGACCATAATTATAATGGTGAAACCCAAACTGCCAGTCCTAACCTGATCGCCCCCATGGCCTTTGGGGTTCACAAAATGGACAAATGGGCCATCTGGGGCTCCTTCACCATTAACGGCGGCGGCGGGGAGACTGAATACGAAAACGGCAATATTATTACCCAAACCGTTGAAAATCAACTGGCAGGAGGTGCGTTCGCACCAACTCTTCCAGGAGGGGGAACGCTTACCCAGCCCTATGCTTACGCTGAAAGTTATGATTACACTTTCACCGCAGGCGTATCCTACGATCTTCACCCCATGGTTTCAGTTGCCGCGGGGCTTAGGTACGTAATCACCGATAAGGAAGTGGATCTCCACGGCACATACAGCGGCGCTTTCATCCTGGCCAAATACGATCAGGAGGCAGAGGGTTACGGCGGGGTCATCGGTATTGATATCCATCCTTCGGACACCCTCAACATTGGCATAAGGTACGACACAAAGGTCAAACTGGACTGGGACACGGATACCAGCGGATCCAACGCTCTCGGTGTAGCCCTTCTCACTGGATATAACAGGCAGGACGGCCATAGCTACGCCAGGGACCTTCCGGCAGTACTGGCGCTGGGTGTTGAGTGGAAGGTCCTGCCAAAGCTCACACTCAAACCCTCATTTTCCTATTTCTTTGAAAAAGATGCGGACTGGGATACCCAAAATGATAAGGTGGATGGCAACTCTTATGAAGTAGCCCTGGCCGTTCAATACGATGTAAATGAAACCTGGTCTCTGACAGCGGGTTATCTTTATATCAATGTAGATATGAAACCGGAAAACTTTGGTATCATCGAGCAGATGAGTCCTCCGTTAGATTGCCATGCCGTTGCCGTGGGTGCAAAATACAGGATGACGGAAAAACTCACCCTGATATTGGGCTTGACCGGGTATTTTTATGAAGAAGATACAGCCCCCTCAGCCCTTGCGACCACAGGACGCCCCGAAGTCACCTACGACAAGACTTTATACCAGGGAGGTATCGGTATACAGTATCGTTTCTAA
- a CDS encoding alpha/beta fold hydrolase, whose translation MILLFSLGIIAAIIFISGPQVRIDQTIIPKILPLDIDDYLIRQEQQYSDIIPGTRKTVIWAGKTNEQTEFSVVYIHGFSATRKETAPLSDLAAKALGANLFYTRLTGHGRTGQAMADAGVKDWLNDVVEAYEIGRRLGKKVVMIGCSTGGISLAWLAHRAATLGGMDALYACIFLSPNFRPQNRFSAMLTWPWGRQIARIVIGRERAVTPENKGHEQYWTTRYPVAALLPMMGLVKHVGALDLSKIRVPCLFIYSPQDQIIHVPALEQAFEQMGCVRKQLVPFTDSADPGQHILAGDIFSPGTSEKLAEMILSFVLEK comes from the coding sequence ATGATTCTTTTATTCAGTCTTGGTATTATTGCGGCCATTATTTTTATATCCGGGCCCCAGGTCCGGATTGATCAGACCATCATACCCAAAATACTTCCTTTGGATATAGATGACTATCTGATTCGTCAGGAACAACAGTATTCAGACATTATACCCGGTACCCGGAAAACCGTAATCTGGGCGGGAAAAACCAATGAACAGACGGAATTCAGCGTAGTCTATATCCACGGGTTTTCGGCCACGCGCAAAGAAACGGCGCCTTTGAGCGATCTTGCGGCAAAGGCACTGGGTGCCAATTTGTTTTATACCCGCCTGACCGGCCATGGCCGGACCGGACAGGCCATGGCCGATGCCGGCGTTAAGGACTGGCTCAATGATGTGGTTGAAGCCTATGAGATCGGCCGGCGCCTGGGTAAAAAGGTGGTCATGATCGGCTGCTCCACCGGCGGCATCAGTCTGGCCTGGCTGGCCCATCGGGCGGCAACCTTGGGCGGTATGGACGCCCTTTATGCCTGCATTTTTCTATCTCCCAATTTCAGGCCCCAAAACAGGTTTTCAGCGATGCTTACCTGGCCCTGGGGACGGCAAATCGCCCGAATTGTCATTGGTAGAGAAAGGGCGGTGACACCTGAAAATAAAGGCCATGAACAATATTGGACGACCCGGTATCCCGTGGCGGCGCTTCTTCCCATGATGGGTTTGGTAAAGCATGTCGGGGCGCTGGACCTTTCAAAGATTCGTGTGCCCTGTCTATTTATTTATTCTCCCCAGGATCAGATTATACATGTCCCCGCCCTGGAACAGGCCTTTGAACAAATGGGCTGTGTCAGAAAGCAGCTTGTCCCCTTTACGGATTCTGCGGATCCGGGACAGCATATTTTGGCCGGGGATATTTTTTCCCCTGGAACAAGCGAAAAATTGGCGGAGATGATCCTTTCTTTTGTACTTGAAAAATAA
- a CDS encoding glycosyltransferase, with protein MMKIDLHVHTKFSKRPSQWILQKISCPESFTDPMLVYNTAKAKGMSLVTISDHNTIEGALEIAHLPDTYISEEITSYFPEDGCKVHVLAQNITEAQHDEIQNIRQNVFDLVAYLNDENIVNIIAHPLYAVNDRMTIKHFEQMLLLFKNFELNGARNDKQNQILAQVLKKLTPLDIERLSNLYDYQPLFDTPWEKNLTGGSDDHSGLNIARTSTVVDDATDLDGFLNGILNGKSRVISDPSIPQTMAHNLYGIAYQFYSTRFNFKRHAGKDQLLKFLDQSLMPVSNVDDGLMSRFYTFLSKRKNRRENTKSVSLTYLIRKETERLFAENPDLLKLARAQSKKIESDASLDKKEQHREDVWFDFVNQLSNKVLFHTGDHLLGQASGANLFNIFQTIGSMGGLYSLLAPYFVAFVHFAKDNEVNTAVLNRFAKYKNGSQPSKSRVRLGHFTDTYYDVNGVAQTLQQQVQAALKHDKHLTIITCDAQAEKTGKGVKNFTPTGVYEIPEYTEQKLYYPPFLEMLDYCYQQGFTHIHSATPGPIGLAALAIAKILKLPLTSTYHTQFPQYAQYLTGDNFIEDLTWKFMIWYYDQMDQIYVSSQNSFDELTERGIKAEKIRIMPRGINTDVFHPSKQCDILTADFKIDENALKFLYVGRVSKEKNLPILVDAFKALCSNHDKAHLTVVGDGPYADEMKHLLKDYPVTFTGYLSGEPLCRVYASADIFVFPSTTDTFGNVVLEAQASGLPVIVSDLGGPCENMLDQKTGIIVKSDDVAALSAAMQQFLNTPGLCGKMSEQARAYMEDRSFENAFIQSWEFYKEMDMPASMMEFSKAV; from the coding sequence ATGATGAAAATAGATCTTCATGTGCACACCAAGTTTTCCAAACGGCCATCCCAGTGGATCCTACAGAAAATCAGCTGCCCTGAAAGTTTCACGGACCCTATGCTGGTATATAATACGGCCAAGGCAAAGGGCATGTCCCTTGTAACCATATCCGACCATAACACCATTGAGGGCGCCCTTGAAATCGCCCACCTGCCGGACACCTATATCTCCGAAGAGATCACCTCATATTTTCCCGAAGACGGGTGCAAGGTGCATGTGCTGGCCCAGAACATCACCGAAGCCCAGCATGATGAAATCCAGAACATCCGGCAAAACGTCTTTGATCTGGTGGCCTATCTTAACGATGAAAACATCGTCAACATCATTGCCCATCCCTTATACGCGGTTAATGACCGGATGACCATCAAGCACTTTGAACAGATGCTTTTGCTGTTTAAAAACTTTGAGCTCAACGGTGCCAGAAACGATAAACAGAATCAGATCCTCGCCCAGGTGCTTAAAAAACTCACGCCCCTGGACATTGAACGGCTTTCCAACCTCTATGATTACCAGCCCCTGTTCGATACCCCCTGGGAAAAGAACCTCACCGGCGGCTCCGATGATCACTCCGGCCTGAACATTGCCAGAACCAGCACCGTGGTTGACGATGCAACGGATCTTGATGGATTTCTGAACGGTATTCTCAATGGCAAATCCCGGGTCATCTCCGATCCTTCCATCCCCCAGACCATGGCCCACAACCTATACGGCATTGCCTACCAATTTTACTCAACCCGGTTCAATTTCAAACGCCACGCAGGCAAAGACCAGCTGCTCAAATTTCTGGACCAGTCCCTGATGCCGGTATCCAATGTGGATGACGGACTTATGTCGCGCTTTTATACCTTTTTAAGTAAACGCAAAAACCGCCGGGAAAATACCAAATCCGTCTCCCTGACATATCTGATCAGAAAGGAGACCGAACGTCTGTTTGCAGAAAATCCAGACCTGTTGAAATTAGCCAGGGCACAGTCAAAGAAAATAGAGTCTGACGCATCCCTGGATAAAAAAGAACAGCACCGGGAAGACGTTTGGTTTGATTTTGTCAACCAGCTGTCAAACAAAGTGTTGTTCCACACCGGCGACCACCTGCTTGGCCAGGCCTCCGGGGCGAACCTGTTCAACATATTCCAGACCATCGGTTCCATGGGCGGACTCTATTCCCTTTTAGCACCCTATTTTGTGGCCTTTGTTCACTTTGCCAAGGACAATGAGGTGAACACGGCCGTCCTGAACCGGTTTGCCAAATACAAAAACGGAAGTCAGCCCTCCAAATCAAGGGTCAGACTCGGCCATTTCACCGATACCTATTACGATGTCAATGGAGTGGCCCAGACCCTTCAGCAGCAGGTGCAGGCAGCCCTGAAGCATGATAAACACCTGACCATCATTACCTGCGATGCCCAGGCCGAAAAAACAGGCAAAGGGGTGAAAAATTTCACGCCCACAGGCGTCTACGAAATTCCCGAATATACGGAGCAAAAATTATATTACCCGCCTTTTCTTGAGATGCTGGACTACTGCTACCAGCAAGGCTTCACCCATATCCACTCCGCCACCCCCGGCCCCATCGGCCTGGCCGCCCTGGCCATCGCAAAAATTCTGAAACTGCCCTTGACCTCCACCTACCATACCCAGTTTCCCCAATATGCCCAGTACCTGACCGGAGATAATTTCATCGAGGATCTGACCTGGAAATTCATGATCTGGTACTATGATCAGATGGATCAGATCTATGTCTCCAGTCAGAACTCCTTTGACGAACTCACCGAACGGGGGATCAAGGCCGAAAAAATCAGAATCATGCCCCGGGGCATTAACACGGATGTGTTCCATCCCTCAAAACAATGCGATATCTTGACCGCCGATTTTAAGATTGATGAGAATGCCCTGAAATTCTTGTACGTGGGCCGGGTATCCAAGGAAAAAAATCTGCCGATTCTGGTGGATGCATTCAAAGCGCTGTGTTCAAACCATGACAAAGCGCATCTGACTGTCGTGGGGGACGGTCCCTATGCCGATGAAATGAAACATCTGCTCAAAGATTATCCTGTGACCTTTACCGGGTATCTTTCCGGAGAACCCTTGTGCCGGGTCTATGCCTCGGCGGATATCTTTGTGTTCCCCTCCACCACGGATACATTCGGCAATGTGGTGCTCGAAGCCCAGGCGTCGGGCCTGCCGGTGATCGTATCTGATCTGGGCGGTCCCTGCGAAAACATGCTGGATCAAAAAACCGGCATCATCGTTAAAAGTGATGATGTTGCGGCTCTTTCAGCGGCCATGCAGCAATTTTTGAACACCCCGGGTCTATGCGGTAAAATGTCCGAACAGGCCAGGGCATACATGGAAGACCGATCGTTTGAAAACGCATTTATCCAGTCCTGGGAGTTTTACAAAGAGATGGATATGCCGGCCTCCATGATGGAATTTTCAAAGGCAGTATAA
- a CDS encoding ammonium transporter, protein MLKKQHISFGFVTLATPLAAMAGDGTVIDSGNTSWMLISTALVLLMLPGLAMFYGGLVRAKNVLGTMMHTFVAMAVIGVLWVICGYSLTFGKSIMGGLIGWNSDFFFLKGIDEAVTSGIPEYIIAMFQGKFAIITPALISGAIAERVYLRGYILFISLWFLVVYSPLCHWVWAPDGWLFNAGAAGVIDLAGGLVIHVSAGVSALVAAIYLGPRLGHPKIATPPNNLTMTLIGAGLLWVGWFGFNAGSTLQSGLDSARALTMTQVSAASGALVWLCMEGIMYRKASALGFASGTLAGLVVITPAAAVVQPPGALFLGAASTVVCFYALQLKMKLGYDDTLDCFGIHGVGSALGVLLLSFFIRDSWMASASEAAGRTWTVFDQLLVQLQGFGATVLLAGVATLILCVIVEKTVGFRIDEESEYRGLDQSLHGERGYDFSS, encoded by the coding sequence ATGTTAAAAAAGCAGCACATTTCTTTCGGTTTTGTAACTTTAGCTACTCCGCTGGCTGCAATGGCTGGGGACGGTACGGTAATTGACAGCGGCAACACGAGCTGGATGCTGATTTCAACGGCCCTGGTCCTGCTCATGCTGCCGGGTCTGGCCATGTTTTACGGCGGCCTGGTACGCGCTAAAAATGTTCTGGGAACCATGATGCATACCTTTGTGGCCATGGCGGTTATTGGTGTGCTCTGGGTGATCTGCGGATATTCACTGACGTTCGGCAAGAGCATCATGGGCGGGCTCATCGGCTGGAACAGTGATTTCTTCTTTCTCAAGGGAATCGACGAAGCGGTGACCAGCGGAATTCCGGAATATATTATTGCCATGTTCCAAGGTAAATTTGCCATTATCACGCCGGCCCTGATCAGCGGTGCGATAGCCGAGCGGGTCTATTTAAGGGGATATATCCTGTTTATCTCCCTTTGGTTCCTGGTGGTTTACTCACCCCTGTGCCACTGGGTATGGGCGCCGGACGGCTGGTTGTTCAACGCCGGTGCGGCCGGGGTAATTGACCTGGCCGGCGGTTTGGTCATCCATGTATCCGCCGGTGTCAGTGCGCTGGTGGCAGCCATCTATCTTGGGCCCCGGTTGGGACACCCCAAAATCGCCACCCCGCCCAACAACCTGACCATGACCCTCATCGGTGCCGGATTGCTGTGGGTGGGCTGGTTTGGGTTTAATGCAGGTTCTACCCTCCAGAGCGGTCTGGATTCAGCAAGGGCCCTGACCATGACCCAGGTGTCGGCGGCTAGCGGCGCCCTGGTATGGCTGTGCATGGAAGGGATTATGTACCGGAAGGCATCGGCCCTTGGGTTCGCGTCCGGCACATTGGCGGGCCTGGTGGTCATCACCCCGGCTGCCGCAGTTGTCCAGCCCCCAGGGGCTTTGTTTTTAGGCGCGGCATCCACCGTGGTCTGTTTTTATGCCCTTCAACTCAAAATGAAGCTGGGATATGATGATACCCTTGATTGTTTCGGCATCCACGGCGTAGGCAGCGCCCTGGGGGTTCTTCTGCTCAGTTTTTTCATCCGGGATTCCTGGATGGCGTCAGCCAGTGAAGCCGCCGGCCGCACCTGGACCGTTTTCGACCAGTTGCTGGTTCAACTTCAAGGCTTCGGCGCAACGGTCCTGCTCGCCGGTGTCGCTACCCTTATTCTTTGCGTGATCGTGGAAAAAACTGTGGGCTTCAGAATAGATGAAGAGAGTGAGTACCGCGGACTTGACCAGTCGCTTCACGGCGAGAGGGGCTATGATTTCTCTTCCTGA
- a CDS encoding MetS family NSS transporter small subunit, producing MMTSAIVMMALGLGVTWIGAGVCITIAIKKNKI from the coding sequence ATGATGACTTCCGCTATTGTAATGATGGCGCTTGGGCTCGGCGTTACCTGGATCGGGGCCGGTGTCTGCATCACCATTGCCATTAAGAAAAATAAGATTTAG